The following proteins are co-located in the Gloeocapsa sp. PCC 7428 genome:
- a CDS encoding PAS domain S-box protein — protein sequence MLLTKVVSRATKASYMSVYGWRRKHFLWSRYCVAVAAIAITLLVKLLLAPIIDNESPFLLFFFAIVVSTWYGGRTTGILATVLAALCADYFFIPPFHSFLVDTVGFCIRLGLFIFEGTAITYVVAELNTTKQQAETRRLEALRYQETLQQSEERFRLFVESVGEYAIFMLDADANIVSWNVGAENLFGYKEAEILGKHFSSLFTLDDIRSGKPQHEIEQAIAQGRAEAQTWHLRSNGTWFWANCVITALRDNNGCLRGFAKVIHDFTEHHQVEVVLQKANEELELRVQSRTFELQNANEQLCNEIIERQQIEEALLDSQTRLQLINSISTAMMLGMSVEQIIKRTVRQISECFPSLRVAYSIIDQNGTLMVVHSLEPEGIPSLQGVTFDLQTMPDYLQAIQMNVPIVVEDIAQDLRFSPQNCALFRTYGIQAFVDVPLQYSKQLIGLLCFDSAQPRKWSNHEIGTLIVITQYLSIIIKNAQTQQERDRAELALQQAHDELELRVRNRTAQLAKANEELKTEIYERRRVEESLRQSEERLRFALSAADMVAWDWNTSTDEISYSDNAHSAIRLPSKTKINTATEFFNLIYPEDRDRVLQELRFQCTSANRNLYSTEFRLVHPDGSIHWMANQGKVSYDSAGKVIRVSGILRDITKQKQIADQIQASLVEKEVLLKEIHHRVKNNLQIISSLLSLQSGYIEDQQTLEILKAGENRIASMALIHEQLYQSQDLAKIDFPDYIQNLVANLFSSYDVSSEKIILHSNIERILLSLDIAIPCGLIINELISNSLKHAFPNNKKGNIYIKLSAIDDRYHLSIRDDGVGLPKNIDPNNTDSLGLQIVAALTQQLEGSLDIHSHNGTEFKIKF from the coding sequence GTGCTGCTAACAAAAGTTGTTAGTCGTGCTACTAAAGCTAGTTATATGAGTGTTTATGGTTGGAGAAGAAAGCATTTTCTATGGAGCCGCTATTGTGTAGCGGTTGCAGCTATAGCAATCACACTACTGGTCAAACTGTTGCTTGCACCAATCATTGATAATGAAAGTCCCTTCTTATTATTTTTCTTTGCGATCGTCGTTAGTACTTGGTACGGCGGTAGGACAACAGGAATACTTGCGACAGTTTTAGCGGCTTTATGCGCCGATTATTTTTTCATTCCGCCGTTTCATTCTTTCTTAGTTGATACTGTAGGCTTTTGTATTCGTCTAGGCTTGTTCATCTTTGAAGGAACTGCAATAACATATGTCGTTGCTGAATTAAATACTACCAAACAACAAGCCGAAACGAGAAGGTTAGAAGCTTTACGCTACCAAGAGACTTTACAACAAAGCGAAGAACGCTTTCGTTTATTCGTTGAAAGTGTTGGCGAATATGCAATATTTATGCTCGATGCCGATGCTAACATCGTTAGCTGGAATGTGGGAGCAGAAAACTTATTTGGGTATAAAGAAGCAGAAATTTTAGGAAAACATTTTTCTTCCTTATTCACGCTTGACGATATTAGAAGTGGGAAACCACAACATGAGATCGAACAAGCGATCGCGCAAGGACGTGCGGAAGCGCAAACGTGGCACCTACGGAGTAACGGTACGTGGTTTTGGGCAAATTGCGTAATTACCGCGTTACGCGATAATAATGGTTGCTTGCGTGGTTTTGCCAAAGTTATTCACGATTTTACCGAACATCATCAAGTAGAAGTGGTTCTGCAAAAAGCTAACGAAGAATTAGAACTCAGAGTCCAAAGCCGCACCTTTGAGTTACAAAACGCTAATGAGCAACTGTGCAACGAAATTATTGAACGCCAGCAAATTGAAGAAGCTTTATTAGATAGTCAAACTCGACTGCAACTGATTAATAGCATCTCAACCGCAATGATGCTAGGTATGTCGGTAGAACAGATTATTAAACGTACCGTCAGACAAATCAGCGAATGTTTTCCTTCACTACGCGTCGCTTACTCGATAATTGATCAAAATGGCACCTTGATGGTCGTTCATTCGCTAGAACCCGAAGGAATACCATCACTTCAGGGAGTCACGTTTGATTTGCAGACAATGCCAGACTATCTCCAAGCGATACAAATGAATGTACCGATTGTAGTAGAAGATATCGCGCAGGATCTGCGCTTTTCTCCGCAAAATTGTGCTTTGTTTCGTACCTATGGTATTCAAGCGTTTGTTGACGTTCCATTGCAATACTCGAAACAATTAATCGGTTTGCTGTGCTTTGATTCGGCGCAGCCGCGAAAGTGGAGTAATCACGAAATTGGTACGTTGATTGTTATCACGCAGTATCTTTCGATCATCATCAAGAATGCTCAGACGCAACAAGAACGCGATCGCGCCGAACTCGCGTTACAACAAGCGCACGATGAATTAGAACTTAGAGTCAGAAATCGAACAGCACAACTTGCAAAAGCAAACGAAGAGTTAAAAACAGAAATTTACGAGCGCCGGCGCGTTGAAGAATCACTAAGACAAAGTGAAGAACGCTTGCGCTTTGCTCTGAGTGCGGCTGATATGGTAGCGTGGGATTGGAATACTTCAACCGATGAAATTAGTTACTCTGACAATGCACATAGCGCGATCAGATTACCGTCAAAAACAAAAATAAACACGGCGACCGAGTTTTTTAATTTAATCTATCCTGAAGATCGCGATCGCGTGCTGCAAGAACTTCGGTTTCAATGTACTTCAGCGAATAGAAATCTCTACAGCACAGAATTTCGTTTAGTTCATCCTGATGGTTCGATTCACTGGATGGCTAATCAAGGAAAAGTGAGTTATGACAGCGCGGGTAAAGTCATCCGCGTTAGTGGAATTCTCCGTGATATTACAAAGCAAAAGCAAATTGCCGACCAAATACAAGCTTCGCTTGTTGAAAAAGAAGTCTTACTCAAAGAAATTCATCACCGTGTCAAAAATAATTTGCAGATCATTTCTAGCCTTCTCAGCCTACAGTCAGGATACATTGAAGATCAACAAACGCTAGAAATTTTAAAAGCGGGTGAAAACCGTATAGCTTCAATGGCACTAATTCACGAACAATTGTATCAATCACAAGACTTAGCAAAGATTGATTTCCCAGATTATATTCAAAATTTAGTGGCTAATTTGTTTAGCTCTTATGATGTTTCTTCTGAAAAAATTATTTTACATTCTAATATTGAACGCATTCTTTTGAGTTTAGATATCGCTATCCCGTGTGGTTTAATTATTAACGAATTAATCTCTAATTCTTTAAAACACGCCTTTCCAAATAATAAAAAAGGTAACATATACATTAAGCTGTCTGCGATAGATGATCGATATCACCTTAGTATTAGAGATGATGGTGTAGGATTACCAAAAAACATAGATCCAAACAATACAGATTCTTTGGGCTTACAAATTGTCGCTGCTTTAACTCAACAATTAGAAGGTAGTTTGGATATTCATAGTCACAATGGTACAGAGTTTAAAATTAAGTTTTGA
- a CDS encoding hybrid sensor histidine kinase/response regulator, with translation MSKASILIVEDELLVAKDIQNRLTKFGYAVVGVVSSGKEAINKATEKNPDLILMDIHLKGELDGIEVAQVIYNGLNIPIVYLTANADDSTLERAKATEPFGYILKPFKEKELKTTIEITLTKHQIEKKLRQSEQWLATVLKSIGDAVITSDACGTVTFMNPVAESLTGWTQEEAYGRDATEIFNITNSISGQKVDSPIVQALKQGTTVGIAEETLLITKNGIEIPIDDSAAPIRDDKGNITGAVLVFRDITERKQAKEARQKQIEQERLVAQLEKLNQLKDDFLSTVSHELRTPIANMKMAIQMLSLAPNIEKSRRYLEILQAECTRETELINDLLDLQRLELATYPTLLAEAIHLSDWLAKIIEPFVHRSEQRQQILQMNISSNLIPLVSGRASIERILAELLNNACKYTPAGGKIILSVSQDDARSPEDAARNTDLSRVKTIFSVKNQAEIPQEQLPRIFEKFYRVPQSDRWQQGGTGLGLALVQKLVEHLQGTIDVTSDQGWTTFTVTLTNLVGNHEI, from the coding sequence ATGAGTAAGGCAAGTATCCTAATTGTAGAAGATGAGCTTCTTGTTGCCAAAGATATACAAAATCGGCTAACTAAGTTTGGATACGCTGTTGTTGGTGTCGTCTCTTCGGGAAAGGAAGCGATCAATAAAGCGACAGAAAAGAATCCTGACCTCATTTTAATGGATATTCATTTAAAAGGAGAGCTTGACGGAATTGAAGTAGCGCAGGTAATTTATAATGGTTTGAATATTCCGATAGTTTACCTAACCGCTAATGCTGATGACAGCACATTAGAACGCGCCAAGGCAACAGAGCCGTTTGGGTATATTTTAAAACCTTTTAAAGAGAAAGAATTAAAAACAACAATTGAAATTACACTAACGAAGCATCAAATTGAAAAAAAGCTTCGACAAAGCGAACAGTGGTTAGCCACAGTTCTCAAAAGTATTGGCGATGCTGTGATTACTAGCGATGCTTGCGGAACAGTGACTTTTATGAATCCTGTAGCCGAATCGCTGACAGGTTGGACACAAGAGGAAGCCTACGGTAGAGATGCAACAGAAATATTTAATATTACGAATAGCATATCTGGTCAAAAAGTGGACAGTCCTATTGTGCAAGCTTTAAAACAAGGAACTACAGTTGGAATCGCCGAAGAAACACTTTTGATTACCAAAAATGGCATAGAAATTCCCATTGATGATAGCGCAGCACCAATCCGCGATGATAAAGGAAATATCACTGGTGCAGTATTAGTATTTCGCGATATTACAGAACGTAAGCAAGCAAAAGAAGCTCGTCAAAAGCAAATTGAACAAGAAAGGCTTGTTGCTCAACTAGAAAAACTTAATCAACTAAAAGATGATTTTTTAAGTACAGTTTCGCACGAATTACGGACTCCGATCGCCAATATGAAAATGGCAATTCAAATGCTATCTCTTGCACCTAATATAGAAAAAAGTCGGCGGTACTTGGAAATTTTGCAAGCAGAATGCACGCGGGAAACTGAGCTAATTAATGATTTGCTTGATTTACAACGTCTCGAATTAGCAACTTATCCAACGCTACTTGCTGAAGCAATTCATTTAAGCGATTGGTTAGCAAAAATAATTGAGCCATTTGTGCATCGCAGCGAACAACGTCAACAAATCCTGCAAATGAATATTAGCTCTAATTTAATACCATTGGTTTCTGGTCGGGCTAGCATCGAGCGAATTTTAGCAGAACTATTAAATAATGCGTGTAAGTATACTCCAGCAGGTGGGAAGATAATCTTAAGTGTCAGCCAAGATGATGCACGATCGCCCGAAGATGCGGCAAGAAACACAGATTTATCTAGAGTAAAAACGATTTTCAGCGTTAAAAATCAAGCCGAAATTCCTCAAGAGCAATTACCGCGAATCTTTGAAAAATTCTATCGCGTTCCCCAAAGCGATCGCTGGCAACAAGGTGGAACAGGTTTAGGGCTTGCTTTGGTGCAAAAGCTTGTTGAACACTTGCAGGGAACGATTGATGTAACCAGCGATCAAGGTTGGACAACATTTACTGTCACGTTGACTAATTTAGTTGGAAATCATGAAATCTAA
- a CDS encoding HAD family hydrolase: protein MVQAVILDVDGTLVLSNDAHAQSWVDAFAEYGYHISFEQVRPLIGMGGDQVIPRMVPGLNKEEGDGKKISERRKELIIEKYGPKLEAAPGARELVQRMKQQGLKLIIASSATSQELEVLLKAAQVDDLLNEATTSSDAEASKPEPDIVEAALSKLQVQPDAVLMLGDTPYDIQAASAAGVDTIAVRCGGFEDAQLKGAKAIYDDPADLLAHYDESLLSK, encoded by the coding sequence GTGGTGCAAGCAGTAATTTTAGATGTTGATGGCACACTGGTGCTGAGTAATGATGCCCATGCGCAATCGTGGGTTGATGCGTTTGCAGAATATGGATATCACATATCATTTGAACAAGTCCGACCGCTCATCGGAATGGGTGGCGATCAAGTCATACCGAGAATGGTACCAGGGTTGAATAAAGAAGAGGGTGATGGGAAAAAGATCTCTGAACGGCGCAAAGAACTGATTATCGAGAAGTATGGACCCAAGCTAGAAGCTGCTCCAGGTGCGCGAGAATTAGTACAGCGGATGAAGCAGCAAGGGTTAAAGTTGATTATTGCTAGTTCTGCGACAAGTCAAGAGTTAGAAGTTTTACTTAAAGCTGCGCAGGTAGATGACTTGCTCAATGAAGCAACGACATCGAGTGATGCTGAGGCTTCTAAACCAGAACCGGATATTGTCGAAGCTGCTTTAAGTAAGTTACAGGTACAACCTGATGCTGTGTTGATGCTAGGCGATACACCCTACGATATTCAAGCCGCGAGTGCAGCTGGTGTTGACACGATCGCAGTACGTTGCGGGGGGTTTGAAGATGCGCAACTCAAAGGCGCTAAAGCAATTTATGACGACCCTGCGGATTTGCTTGCGCACTACGATGAGTCGCTTTTGAGTAAATAG
- a CDS encoding DUF5818 domain-containing protein, protein MSTTVTGTIQRSDMGAGAWALTADDGTTYELHNAPKELLQPGKKVKVTGQIREDVMTIAMIGPVLEVRSFEPVSD, encoded by the coding sequence ATGAGTACGACTGTTACAGGAACAATTCAACGCAGTGATATGGGTGCTGGGGCGTGGGCGCTAACAGCAGACGACGGCACAACTTATGAACTTCATAACGCCCCGAAAGAATTGCTGCAACCAGGCAAAAAAGTCAAAGTCACAGGACAGATCCGCGAAGATGTGATGACAATTGCAATGATTGGACCTGTCCTTGAAGTGCGATCGTTTGAACCTGTTAGCGATTAG
- a CDS encoding D-alanine--D-alanine ligase family protein: MNKLRVGLLFGGRSGEHEVSISSARAIAQALLSGSNQQKYELLPFYIQKDGRWLPGDIAQQVLASGTPLQLDESNTQLPSDNSTSLPIPTSPYLPVSSASSQSQVADVDVWFPILHGPNGEDGTVQGLLQLMQVPYVGSGVLGSAMGMDKIAMKMAFAQAGLPQVKYMAVNRAQVWSNPCVFPKLCDQIEATLGYPCFVKPANLGSSVGITKVRSRSELETALDNAASYDRRLIVEAGVVARELECAVLGNDNPKASVVGEITFESDFYDYETKYTAGRAALSIPASVPESVAAAIQEMSLQAFAAVDAAGLARVDFFYVEATGEILINEINTLPGFTATSMYPQMWEKSGVPFTELVDRLIQLALERHR, encoded by the coding sequence ATGAATAAATTGCGAGTAGGGTTGCTGTTTGGCGGTCGTTCGGGCGAACATGAAGTTTCAATTAGTTCCGCACGCGCGATCGCACAAGCACTCCTATCAGGTTCAAATCAACAAAAATACGAACTTCTGCCGTTTTATATTCAAAAGGATGGGCGCTGGCTTCCTGGAGACATTGCGCAGCAAGTTCTCGCGTCTGGTACTCCCCTCCAACTTGATGAATCAAATACGCAGCTACCGAGTGACAACTCAACATCGCTCCCAATTCCAACATCTCCCTATCTACCCGTTTCCTCAGCTTCGTCGCAGTCGCAAGTTGCCGATGTAGATGTCTGGTTTCCGATCCTTCACGGTCCGAATGGTGAAGACGGTACAGTCCAAGGTTTGTTGCAATTAATGCAGGTGCCCTACGTAGGTTCTGGGGTATTAGGTTCCGCGATGGGCATGGATAAAATCGCGATGAAAATGGCATTTGCCCAAGCTGGATTGCCGCAAGTCAAGTACATGGCAGTTAACCGCGCGCAAGTGTGGTCAAATCCTTGCGTGTTTCCTAAATTATGCGACCAAATCGAAGCAACGCTTGGTTATCCATGCTTTGTGAAACCCGCGAATTTAGGGTCTTCGGTTGGTATTACCAAAGTGCGATCGCGCAGTGAATTAGAAACAGCCCTAGACAATGCCGCTAGCTACGATCGGCGGTTAATTGTCGAAGCAGGCGTTGTTGCTCGCGAACTAGAGTGTGCGGTTTTGGGCAACGATAACCCCAAAGCTTCGGTCGTCGGAGAAATTACCTTTGAGAGTGATTTCTACGACTATGAAACAAAATATACTGCGGGTCGAGCAGCGTTGTCAATTCCTGCATCTGTACCAGAATCAGTCGCTGCGGCAATTCAAGAGATGTCGTTGCAAGCTTTTGCGGCTGTTGACGCGGCGGGTTTAGCACGAGTCGATTTCTTCTACGTTGAAGCCACAGGAGAAATTCTGATTAACGAAATCAATACATTACCAGGCTTTACAGCAACAAGTATGTATCCGCAAATGTGGGAAAAAAGTGGCGTTCCCTTCACAGAATTAGTCGATCGCCTCATCCAATTGGCATTAGAAAGACATCGTTAG